A window from Vulpes vulpes isolate BD-2025 chromosome 9, VulVul3, whole genome shotgun sequence encodes these proteins:
- the LOC112908104 gene encoding adhesion G protein-coupled receptor E2-like isoform X7, whose amino-acid sequence MLHLKFEVNLEAECLLPQRKSVFFLLRSSTDWMRPTHIMEELLLLLLLLLPLGASAQKTRDINMCEPSLRKSCAAYADCQGMDGKYCMCGPGQELISETTFRNESENMCQGMLVLLLLTLGPVQKLRVSAPTDCAPWCPLKSTCVNATACRCSPGFSSSSGEIFTSRLDSCDDINECGPPPTVSCGKFADCQNTEGSYYCMCIPGYVLASGATMFMDESENTCQGIFFPTWTPPRGIKSQTLSRFFQRVQDLHREFKPDFVENTIQDLIQGVDELLETPEDLKALPRSEQHRVATNLLTGLENSLRNMSQALSNGTLTFNASAGTDLSLKLWEQGDRNVILSQNQVKMMLNWDVVHDSGDSGPSVVGLISTPGMGKLLAEAPLVVEPEKQAVLHGAHKISLQEASPVLLSDVISAFMSNKVTQNLSSPVTFIFSHHSVTPGPTQKVFCVFWEHSQNGSGHWSTRGCTMVNSRDTSTTCQCTHLSSFAVLMAHYDVKEDDPVLAVITYMGLSLSLLCLLLAALTFLLCKAIQNTSTSLHLQLSICLFLAHLLFLIAIDQTKIKVLCSIIAGALHYLYLASFTWMLLEALHLFLTARNLTVVNYSSVSMLMKKLMFPVGYGVPAVIVAISAASRPHLYGTPTRCWLHTDKGFIWTFLGPICTIFSINLAFFLMTFWIVKKNLSSLNRDVSTLRNTRMLTFKATAQLFILGCTWCLGILQVGPAAHIMAYLFTIINSLQGVFIFLVYCLLSHQVREQYKKWFKGIRKTKAESEQYTLSSGTMSNASKHSVENYN is encoded by the exons ATGTTACATCTCAAGTTTGAAGTCAATCTGGAAGCAGAATGCCTTCTTCCTCAGAGGAAGTCAGTCTTTTTCCTCCtaaggtcttcaactgattggatgaggcccacccacattatggagg aactcttgctgctgctgctgctgctgttgccaTTAGGAGCTTCAGCCCAGAAGACTAGAG ATATCAACATGTGTGAACCATCATTGAGAAAGTCATGTGCAGCCTATGCTGACTGCCAGGGCATGGATGGGAAGTACTGCATGTGCGGCCCAGGACAGGAGCTTATTTCTGAGACAACCTTCAGGAATGAGAGTGAGAACATGTGTCAAG GGATGTTGGTGCTGCTGCTGTTGACACTGGGACCTGTACAGAAACTGAGAG TCTCTGCCCCCACAGACTGTGCTCCGTGGTGCCCTCTGAAATCCACATGTGTCAATGCCACCGCCTGTCGCTGCTCTCCGGGTTTCAGTTCTTCGTCTGGGGAGATCTTCACCAGCCGCTTGGACAGTTGTGATG ACATCAATGAGTGTGGACCACCCCCAACAGTGTCCTGTGGAAAGTTTGCAGACTGTCAGAACACAGAAGGGAGCTACTACTGCATGTGCATCCCAGGATATGTGCTTGCTTCTGGGGCAACAATGTTCATGGATGAGAGTGAGAACACGTGTCAAG GCATCTTTTTCCCCACCTGGACTCCACCCCGTGGAATCAAGAGCCAG ACACTCTCTCGCTTCTTTCAAAGAGTCCAAGATCTACACAGAGAGTTCAAACCAGACTTTGTCGAGAACACCATCCAG GACCTCATACAGGGGGTGGATGAGCTGCTGGAGACCCCCGAGGACCTGAAGGCCCTGCCTCGCTCAGAGCAACACCGTGTGGCCACTAATCTGCTCACTGGCCTGGAGAATTCCCTGAGAAATATGAGCCAGGCCCTGTCCAATGGGACATTGACCTTCAATGCATCTGCAGGCACAG ACCTGTCCCTGAAACTGTGGGAGCAAGGAGACAGAAATGTCATCTTGAGTCAGAATCAGGTGAAGATGATGTTGAACTGGGATGTGGTGCATGATTCTGGTGACTCAG GCCCTTCTGTGGTGGGCCTCATCTCCACTCCAGGGATGGGAAAGTTGCTGGCTGAAGCCCCTCTGGTCGTGGAGCCTGAGAAGCAGGCAGTTCTGCATGGGGCACACAAGATCTCGCTGCAAGAAGCCTCCCCTGTCCTGCTCTCAGATGTCATCTCTGCATTTATGAGCAACAAGGTCACCCAGAATCTCAGTTCCCCCGTCACTTTCATCTTCTCCCACCAT TCAGTGACCCCTGGGCCAACACAAAAGGTGTTCTGTGTCTTCTGGGAGCACAGTCAGAATGGATCTGGTCATTGGTCCACCAGAGGCTGCACAATGGTGAACAGTAGAGATACCAGCACCACCTGCCAGTGCACCCACCTCAGCAGCTTTGCCGTCCTCATGGCCCACTACGATGTGAAG gaggaTGATCCCGTGCTGGCCGTGATCACCTACATGGGGCTGAGcctctctctgctgtgtctcctCCTGGCAGCCCTCACCTTCCTGCTGTGCAAAGCCATCCAGAACACCAGCACCTCCCTCCACCTGCAGCTCTCAATCTGCCTCTTCCTGGCCCACCTGCTCTTCCTCATCGCCATTGACCAGACCAAGATCAAG GTGCTGTGCTCCATCATTGCGGGTGCCTTACACTATCTCTACCTGGCCTCCTTCACCTGGATGCTGCTGGAGGCTCTACACCTCTTCCTCACTGCACGCAACCTGACAGTGGTCAACTACTCCAGTGTGAGCATGCTTATGAAGAAGCTCATGTTCCCTGTGGGCTACGGAGTCCCGGCTGTAATTGTGGCCATTTCTGCTGCATCCAGGCCTCACCTTTATGGAACACCCACCCG GTGCTGGCTCCACACAGACAAGGGATTTATATGGACCTTCCTTGGCCCCATCTGCACCATCTTCTCT ATAAATTTGGCTTTCTTTCTGATGACCTTTTGGATTGTGAAAAAGAATCTCTCTTCACTCAACAGAGATGTATCCACCCTCCGGAACACAAG GATGCTGACATTTAAAGCCACAGCTCAGCTCTTCATCCTGGGCTGCACATGGTGCCTGGGCATCCTGCAAGTGGGTCCAGCTGCCCACATCATGGCTTACCTATTCACCATCATCAACAGTCTGCAGGGTGTCTTCATCTTCCTGGTGTACTGCCTCCTCAGCCATCAG GTCCGAGAGCAATACAAGAAATGGTTCAAAGGTATCAGGAAAACCAAAGCTGAGTCTGAGCAGTACACTCTCTCCAGTGGGACCATGTCCAATGCCTCCAAACACAGTGTG GAGAATTATAATTAA
- the LOC112908104 gene encoding adhesion G protein-coupled receptor E2-like isoform X4, translating into MLHLKFEVNLEAECLLPQRKSVFFLLRSSTDWMRPTHIMEELLLLLLLLLPLGASAQKTRDINMCEPSLRKSCAAYADCQGMDGKYCMCGPGQELISETTFRNESENMCQGMLVLLLLTLGPVQKLRVSAPTDCAPWCPLKSTCVNATACRCSPGFSSSSGEIFTSRLDSCDDINECGPPPTVSCGKFADCQNTEGSYYCMCIPGYVLASGATMFMDESENTCQVHNTTSRPDDQNPEGCCVKPKLDNKDPPPYTHGELDDKRFSSRRGIFFPTWTPPRGIKSQTLSRFFQRVQDLHREFKPDFVENTIQDLIQGVDELLETPEDLKALPRSEQHRVATNLLTGLENSLRNMSQALSNGTLTFNASAGTDLSLKLWEQGDRNVILSQNQVKMMLNWDVVHDSGDSGPSVVGLISTPGMGKLLAEAPLVVEPEKQAVLHGAHKISLQEASPVLLSDVISAFMSNKVTQNLSSPVTFIFSHHSVTPGPTQKVFCVFWEHSQNGSGHWSTRGCTMVNSRDTSTTCQCTHLSSFAVLMAHYDVKEDDPVLAVITYMGLSLSLLCLLLAALTFLLCKAIQNTSTSLHLQLSICLFLAHLLFLIAIDQTKIKVLCSIIAGALHYLYLASFTWMLLEALHLFLTARNLTVVNYSSVSMLMKKLMFPVGYGVPAVIVAISAASRPHLYGTPTRCWLHTDKGFIWTFLGPICTIFSINLAFFLMTFWIVKKNLSSLNRDVSTLRNTRMLTFKATAQLFILGCTWCLGILQVGPAAHIMAYLFTIINSLQGVFIFLVYCLLSHQVREQYKKWFKGIRKTKAESEQYTLSSGTMSNASKHSVENYN; encoded by the exons ATGTTACATCTCAAGTTTGAAGTCAATCTGGAAGCAGAATGCCTTCTTCCTCAGAGGAAGTCAGTCTTTTTCCTCCtaaggtcttcaactgattggatgaggcccacccacattatggagg aactcttgctgctgctgctgctgctgttgccaTTAGGAGCTTCAGCCCAGAAGACTAGAG ATATCAACATGTGTGAACCATCATTGAGAAAGTCATGTGCAGCCTATGCTGACTGCCAGGGCATGGATGGGAAGTACTGCATGTGCGGCCCAGGACAGGAGCTTATTTCTGAGACAACCTTCAGGAATGAGAGTGAGAACATGTGTCAAG GGATGTTGGTGCTGCTGCTGTTGACACTGGGACCTGTACAGAAACTGAGAG TCTCTGCCCCCACAGACTGTGCTCCGTGGTGCCCTCTGAAATCCACATGTGTCAATGCCACCGCCTGTCGCTGCTCTCCGGGTTTCAGTTCTTCGTCTGGGGAGATCTTCACCAGCCGCTTGGACAGTTGTGATG ACATCAATGAGTGTGGACCACCCCCAACAGTGTCCTGTGGAAAGTTTGCAGACTGTCAGAACACAGAAGGGAGCTACTACTGCATGTGCATCCCAGGATATGTGCTTGCTTCTGGGGCAACAATGTTCATGGATGAGAGTGAGAACACGTGTCAAG TTCATAATACTACGAGCAGACCAGATGACCAGAACCCAGAAGGATGTTGTGTCAAGCCTAAGCTGGATAACAAGGATCCACCCCCATACACACATGGAGAGCTGGATGATAAGAGGTTTTCATCTAGAAGAG GCATCTTTTTCCCCACCTGGACTCCACCCCGTGGAATCAAGAGCCAG ACACTCTCTCGCTTCTTTCAAAGAGTCCAAGATCTACACAGAGAGTTCAAACCAGACTTTGTCGAGAACACCATCCAG GACCTCATACAGGGGGTGGATGAGCTGCTGGAGACCCCCGAGGACCTGAAGGCCCTGCCTCGCTCAGAGCAACACCGTGTGGCCACTAATCTGCTCACTGGCCTGGAGAATTCCCTGAGAAATATGAGCCAGGCCCTGTCCAATGGGACATTGACCTTCAATGCATCTGCAGGCACAG ACCTGTCCCTGAAACTGTGGGAGCAAGGAGACAGAAATGTCATCTTGAGTCAGAATCAGGTGAAGATGATGTTGAACTGGGATGTGGTGCATGATTCTGGTGACTCAG GCCCTTCTGTGGTGGGCCTCATCTCCACTCCAGGGATGGGAAAGTTGCTGGCTGAAGCCCCTCTGGTCGTGGAGCCTGAGAAGCAGGCAGTTCTGCATGGGGCACACAAGATCTCGCTGCAAGAAGCCTCCCCTGTCCTGCTCTCAGATGTCATCTCTGCATTTATGAGCAACAAGGTCACCCAGAATCTCAGTTCCCCCGTCACTTTCATCTTCTCCCACCAT TCAGTGACCCCTGGGCCAACACAAAAGGTGTTCTGTGTCTTCTGGGAGCACAGTCAGAATGGATCTGGTCATTGGTCCACCAGAGGCTGCACAATGGTGAACAGTAGAGATACCAGCACCACCTGCCAGTGCACCCACCTCAGCAGCTTTGCCGTCCTCATGGCCCACTACGATGTGAAG gaggaTGATCCCGTGCTGGCCGTGATCACCTACATGGGGCTGAGcctctctctgctgtgtctcctCCTGGCAGCCCTCACCTTCCTGCTGTGCAAAGCCATCCAGAACACCAGCACCTCCCTCCACCTGCAGCTCTCAATCTGCCTCTTCCTGGCCCACCTGCTCTTCCTCATCGCCATTGACCAGACCAAGATCAAG GTGCTGTGCTCCATCATTGCGGGTGCCTTACACTATCTCTACCTGGCCTCCTTCACCTGGATGCTGCTGGAGGCTCTACACCTCTTCCTCACTGCACGCAACCTGACAGTGGTCAACTACTCCAGTGTGAGCATGCTTATGAAGAAGCTCATGTTCCCTGTGGGCTACGGAGTCCCGGCTGTAATTGTGGCCATTTCTGCTGCATCCAGGCCTCACCTTTATGGAACACCCACCCG GTGCTGGCTCCACACAGACAAGGGATTTATATGGACCTTCCTTGGCCCCATCTGCACCATCTTCTCT ATAAATTTGGCTTTCTTTCTGATGACCTTTTGGATTGTGAAAAAGAATCTCTCTTCACTCAACAGAGATGTATCCACCCTCCGGAACACAAG GATGCTGACATTTAAAGCCACAGCTCAGCTCTTCATCCTGGGCTGCACATGGTGCCTGGGCATCCTGCAAGTGGGTCCAGCTGCCCACATCATGGCTTACCTATTCACCATCATCAACAGTCTGCAGGGTGTCTTCATCTTCCTGGTGTACTGCCTCCTCAGCCATCAG GTCCGAGAGCAATACAAGAAATGGTTCAAAGGTATCAGGAAAACCAAAGCTGAGTCTGAGCAGTACACTCTCTCCAGTGGGACCATGTCCAATGCCTCCAAACACAGTGTG GAGAATTATAATTAA
- the LOC112908104 gene encoding adhesion G protein-coupled receptor E2-like isoform X5, whose translation MRPTHIMEELLLLLLLLLPLGASAQKTRDINMCEPSLRKSCAAYADCQGMDGKYCMCGPGQELISETTFRNESENMCQGMLVLLLLTLGPVQKLRVSAPTDCAPWCPLKSTCVNATACRCSPGFSSSSGEIFTSRLDSCDDINECGPPPTVSCGKFADCQNTEGSYYCMCIPGYVLASGATMFMDESENTCQVHNTTSRPDDQNPEGCCVKPKLDNKDPPPYTHGELDDKRFSSRRGIFFPTWTPPRGIKSQTLSRFFQRVQDLHREFKPDFVENTIQDLIQGVDELLETPEDLKALPRSEQHRVATNLLTGLENSLRNMSQALSNGTLTFNASAGTDLSLKLWEQGDRNVILSQNQVKMMLNWDVVHDSGDSGPSVVGLISTPGMGKLLAEAPLVVEPEKQAVLHGAHKISLQEASPVLLSDVISAFMSNKVTQNLSSPVTFIFSHHSVTPGPTQKVFCVFWEHSQNGSGHWSTRGCTMVNSRDTSTTCQCTHLSSFAVLMAHYDVKEDDPVLAVITYMGLSLSLLCLLLAALTFLLCKAIQNTSTSLHLQLSICLFLAHLLFLIAIDQTKIKVLCSIIAGALHYLYLASFTWMLLEALHLFLTARNLTVVNYSSVSMLMKKLMFPVGYGVPAVIVAISAASRPHLYGTPTRCWLHTDKGFIWTFLGPICTIFSINLAFFLMTFWIVKKNLSSLNRDVSTLRNTRMLTFKATAQLFILGCTWCLGILQVGPAAHIMAYLFTIINSLQGVFIFLVYCLLSHQVREQYKKWFKGIRKTKAESEQYTLSSGTMSNASKHSVENYN comes from the exons atgaggcccacccacattatggagg aactcttgctgctgctgctgctgctgttgccaTTAGGAGCTTCAGCCCAGAAGACTAGAG ATATCAACATGTGTGAACCATCATTGAGAAAGTCATGTGCAGCCTATGCTGACTGCCAGGGCATGGATGGGAAGTACTGCATGTGCGGCCCAGGACAGGAGCTTATTTCTGAGACAACCTTCAGGAATGAGAGTGAGAACATGTGTCAAG GGATGTTGGTGCTGCTGCTGTTGACACTGGGACCTGTACAGAAACTGAGAG TCTCTGCCCCCACAGACTGTGCTCCGTGGTGCCCTCTGAAATCCACATGTGTCAATGCCACCGCCTGTCGCTGCTCTCCGGGTTTCAGTTCTTCGTCTGGGGAGATCTTCACCAGCCGCTTGGACAGTTGTGATG ACATCAATGAGTGTGGACCACCCCCAACAGTGTCCTGTGGAAAGTTTGCAGACTGTCAGAACACAGAAGGGAGCTACTACTGCATGTGCATCCCAGGATATGTGCTTGCTTCTGGGGCAACAATGTTCATGGATGAGAGTGAGAACACGTGTCAAG TTCATAATACTACGAGCAGACCAGATGACCAGAACCCAGAAGGATGTTGTGTCAAGCCTAAGCTGGATAACAAGGATCCACCCCCATACACACATGGAGAGCTGGATGATAAGAGGTTTTCATCTAGAAGAG GCATCTTTTTCCCCACCTGGACTCCACCCCGTGGAATCAAGAGCCAG ACACTCTCTCGCTTCTTTCAAAGAGTCCAAGATCTACACAGAGAGTTCAAACCAGACTTTGTCGAGAACACCATCCAG GACCTCATACAGGGGGTGGATGAGCTGCTGGAGACCCCCGAGGACCTGAAGGCCCTGCCTCGCTCAGAGCAACACCGTGTGGCCACTAATCTGCTCACTGGCCTGGAGAATTCCCTGAGAAATATGAGCCAGGCCCTGTCCAATGGGACATTGACCTTCAATGCATCTGCAGGCACAG ACCTGTCCCTGAAACTGTGGGAGCAAGGAGACAGAAATGTCATCTTGAGTCAGAATCAGGTGAAGATGATGTTGAACTGGGATGTGGTGCATGATTCTGGTGACTCAG GCCCTTCTGTGGTGGGCCTCATCTCCACTCCAGGGATGGGAAAGTTGCTGGCTGAAGCCCCTCTGGTCGTGGAGCCTGAGAAGCAGGCAGTTCTGCATGGGGCACACAAGATCTCGCTGCAAGAAGCCTCCCCTGTCCTGCTCTCAGATGTCATCTCTGCATTTATGAGCAACAAGGTCACCCAGAATCTCAGTTCCCCCGTCACTTTCATCTTCTCCCACCAT TCAGTGACCCCTGGGCCAACACAAAAGGTGTTCTGTGTCTTCTGGGAGCACAGTCAGAATGGATCTGGTCATTGGTCCACCAGAGGCTGCACAATGGTGAACAGTAGAGATACCAGCACCACCTGCCAGTGCACCCACCTCAGCAGCTTTGCCGTCCTCATGGCCCACTACGATGTGAAG gaggaTGATCCCGTGCTGGCCGTGATCACCTACATGGGGCTGAGcctctctctgctgtgtctcctCCTGGCAGCCCTCACCTTCCTGCTGTGCAAAGCCATCCAGAACACCAGCACCTCCCTCCACCTGCAGCTCTCAATCTGCCTCTTCCTGGCCCACCTGCTCTTCCTCATCGCCATTGACCAGACCAAGATCAAG GTGCTGTGCTCCATCATTGCGGGTGCCTTACACTATCTCTACCTGGCCTCCTTCACCTGGATGCTGCTGGAGGCTCTACACCTCTTCCTCACTGCACGCAACCTGACAGTGGTCAACTACTCCAGTGTGAGCATGCTTATGAAGAAGCTCATGTTCCCTGTGGGCTACGGAGTCCCGGCTGTAATTGTGGCCATTTCTGCTGCATCCAGGCCTCACCTTTATGGAACACCCACCCG GTGCTGGCTCCACACAGACAAGGGATTTATATGGACCTTCCTTGGCCCCATCTGCACCATCTTCTCT ATAAATTTGGCTTTCTTTCTGATGACCTTTTGGATTGTGAAAAAGAATCTCTCTTCACTCAACAGAGATGTATCCACCCTCCGGAACACAAG GATGCTGACATTTAAAGCCACAGCTCAGCTCTTCATCCTGGGCTGCACATGGTGCCTGGGCATCCTGCAAGTGGGTCCAGCTGCCCACATCATGGCTTACCTATTCACCATCATCAACAGTCTGCAGGGTGTCTTCATCTTCCTGGTGTACTGCCTCCTCAGCCATCAG GTCCGAGAGCAATACAAGAAATGGTTCAAAGGTATCAGGAAAACCAAAGCTGAGTCTGAGCAGTACACTCTCTCCAGTGGGACCATGTCCAATGCCTCCAAACACAGTGTG GAGAATTATAATTAA
- the LOC112908104 gene encoding adhesion G protein-coupled receptor E2-like isoform X8 → MRPTHIMEELLLLLLLLLPLGASAQKTRDINMCEPSLRKSCAAYADCQGMDGKYCMCGPGQELISETTFRNESENMCQGMLVLLLLTLGPVQKLRVSAPTDCAPWCPLKSTCVNATACRCSPGFSSSSGEIFTSRLDSCDDINECGPPPTVSCGKFADCQNTEGSYYCMCIPGYVLASGATMFMDESENTCQGIFFPTWTPPRGIKSQTLSRFFQRVQDLHREFKPDFVENTIQDLIQGVDELLETPEDLKALPRSEQHRVATNLLTGLENSLRNMSQALSNGTLTFNASAGTDLSLKLWEQGDRNVILSQNQVKMMLNWDVVHDSGDSGPSVVGLISTPGMGKLLAEAPLVVEPEKQAVLHGAHKISLQEASPVLLSDVISAFMSNKVTQNLSSPVTFIFSHHSVTPGPTQKVFCVFWEHSQNGSGHWSTRGCTMVNSRDTSTTCQCTHLSSFAVLMAHYDVKEDDPVLAVITYMGLSLSLLCLLLAALTFLLCKAIQNTSTSLHLQLSICLFLAHLLFLIAIDQTKIKVLCSIIAGALHYLYLASFTWMLLEALHLFLTARNLTVVNYSSVSMLMKKLMFPVGYGVPAVIVAISAASRPHLYGTPTRCWLHTDKGFIWTFLGPICTIFSINLAFFLMTFWIVKKNLSSLNRDVSTLRNTRMLTFKATAQLFILGCTWCLGILQVGPAAHIMAYLFTIINSLQGVFIFLVYCLLSHQVREQYKKWFKGIRKTKAESEQYTLSSGTMSNASKHSVENYN, encoded by the exons atgaggcccacccacattatggagg aactcttgctgctgctgctgctgctgttgccaTTAGGAGCTTCAGCCCAGAAGACTAGAG ATATCAACATGTGTGAACCATCATTGAGAAAGTCATGTGCAGCCTATGCTGACTGCCAGGGCATGGATGGGAAGTACTGCATGTGCGGCCCAGGACAGGAGCTTATTTCTGAGACAACCTTCAGGAATGAGAGTGAGAACATGTGTCAAG GGATGTTGGTGCTGCTGCTGTTGACACTGGGACCTGTACAGAAACTGAGAG TCTCTGCCCCCACAGACTGTGCTCCGTGGTGCCCTCTGAAATCCACATGTGTCAATGCCACCGCCTGTCGCTGCTCTCCGGGTTTCAGTTCTTCGTCTGGGGAGATCTTCACCAGCCGCTTGGACAGTTGTGATG ACATCAATGAGTGTGGACCACCCCCAACAGTGTCCTGTGGAAAGTTTGCAGACTGTCAGAACACAGAAGGGAGCTACTACTGCATGTGCATCCCAGGATATGTGCTTGCTTCTGGGGCAACAATGTTCATGGATGAGAGTGAGAACACGTGTCAAG GCATCTTTTTCCCCACCTGGACTCCACCCCGTGGAATCAAGAGCCAG ACACTCTCTCGCTTCTTTCAAAGAGTCCAAGATCTACACAGAGAGTTCAAACCAGACTTTGTCGAGAACACCATCCAG GACCTCATACAGGGGGTGGATGAGCTGCTGGAGACCCCCGAGGACCTGAAGGCCCTGCCTCGCTCAGAGCAACACCGTGTGGCCACTAATCTGCTCACTGGCCTGGAGAATTCCCTGAGAAATATGAGCCAGGCCCTGTCCAATGGGACATTGACCTTCAATGCATCTGCAGGCACAG ACCTGTCCCTGAAACTGTGGGAGCAAGGAGACAGAAATGTCATCTTGAGTCAGAATCAGGTGAAGATGATGTTGAACTGGGATGTGGTGCATGATTCTGGTGACTCAG GCCCTTCTGTGGTGGGCCTCATCTCCACTCCAGGGATGGGAAAGTTGCTGGCTGAAGCCCCTCTGGTCGTGGAGCCTGAGAAGCAGGCAGTTCTGCATGGGGCACACAAGATCTCGCTGCAAGAAGCCTCCCCTGTCCTGCTCTCAGATGTCATCTCTGCATTTATGAGCAACAAGGTCACCCAGAATCTCAGTTCCCCCGTCACTTTCATCTTCTCCCACCAT TCAGTGACCCCTGGGCCAACACAAAAGGTGTTCTGTGTCTTCTGGGAGCACAGTCAGAATGGATCTGGTCATTGGTCCACCAGAGGCTGCACAATGGTGAACAGTAGAGATACCAGCACCACCTGCCAGTGCACCCACCTCAGCAGCTTTGCCGTCCTCATGGCCCACTACGATGTGAAG gaggaTGATCCCGTGCTGGCCGTGATCACCTACATGGGGCTGAGcctctctctgctgtgtctcctCCTGGCAGCCCTCACCTTCCTGCTGTGCAAAGCCATCCAGAACACCAGCACCTCCCTCCACCTGCAGCTCTCAATCTGCCTCTTCCTGGCCCACCTGCTCTTCCTCATCGCCATTGACCAGACCAAGATCAAG GTGCTGTGCTCCATCATTGCGGGTGCCTTACACTATCTCTACCTGGCCTCCTTCACCTGGATGCTGCTGGAGGCTCTACACCTCTTCCTCACTGCACGCAACCTGACAGTGGTCAACTACTCCAGTGTGAGCATGCTTATGAAGAAGCTCATGTTCCCTGTGGGCTACGGAGTCCCGGCTGTAATTGTGGCCATTTCTGCTGCATCCAGGCCTCACCTTTATGGAACACCCACCCG GTGCTGGCTCCACACAGACAAGGGATTTATATGGACCTTCCTTGGCCCCATCTGCACCATCTTCTCT ATAAATTTGGCTTTCTTTCTGATGACCTTTTGGATTGTGAAAAAGAATCTCTCTTCACTCAACAGAGATGTATCCACCCTCCGGAACACAAG GATGCTGACATTTAAAGCCACAGCTCAGCTCTTCATCCTGGGCTGCACATGGTGCCTGGGCATCCTGCAAGTGGGTCCAGCTGCCCACATCATGGCTTACCTATTCACCATCATCAACAGTCTGCAGGGTGTCTTCATCTTCCTGGTGTACTGCCTCCTCAGCCATCAG GTCCGAGAGCAATACAAGAAATGGTTCAAAGGTATCAGGAAAACCAAAGCTGAGTCTGAGCAGTACACTCTCTCCAGTGGGACCATGTCCAATGCCTCCAAACACAGTGTG GAGAATTATAATTAA